Below is a genomic region from Helianthus annuus cultivar XRQ/B chromosome 2, HanXRQr2.0-SUNRISE, whole genome shotgun sequence.
aatctctggtacaagacctttgaggtacagctcaatacgtttgatgggaggatccaccatagtgggacacaggatggctagctcatttgacctcttcgtgtatgcctcgatctcagaccccgtcatcttcaaattgaaaaattccacctccagcttgtggatgtcgtcacgactacagtactcttccttaatcagctctttgaaaccgttccactaggtggcattagcaaccgccaacccaagcagttgaacctgtgccttccaccaggttaacgcagcaccttcgagtgttccagtagcatacttcaccctacgattttcagggcattcacacatcttgaACACAGACttgagcttctcgaaccagtgaagaagacctacagctccttctgtgccgctgaaagtgctaggtcggcaatccatgaaggttttgaatgtgcacacaggaggctgagcatgttgacctcaTGCAGGAACaactgcgagtgcctcagcaactcgttcgttgatcaaagccgtcagctgggcttgagttaggttgatacgtcctccgcgtccgttcatgatcttcataacgaagcaatataagtgaggaaagtgtcacgaaagtgcgtaagtgtgggacgacaggagagagtaagcacacaaggttcaaatagcaattatcacgttaactaatacacaatgtgaactatctaaccgacaatttaacatagatcataccacctattgtgtcgagtcttgcacgtggagcgaagcgtcgttgtggatcgttgagaactgtacaggttatagtctggttttatcaaaaagcttttccctttttaaaaccaagttcactataaccaatggctctgataccaatctgtcacacccccaaaaattcaccatgcggagtaccaccgcttggaggcgtgacatgaccaggatcgagccaccaatcatactgaacaacgtatttaagtaaataaagccaaccataatacgattggtgaccaaaagctagttaaccaagttttaatttaaacaacggaagcataaacgtaaagtccaaaacatagtccatagtttataagtttaagttcaaaacgcaagtttaataagttcataaaggtttagatattaagcacggaacataacagtccgtacaccacagcgactccttcctcgtgcaagctccaagcatttagcgacatgtaaggcatgtaacaacgagtcaacaacaaagttgagtgagttcacggttggatgtttagttttaagttgtttctgaaaacgtggtttgtctttcgttggcgtaattgccgtgggggttaccccgtagttgaaagaaaatttaaccagttcattctttattacccataccctgtccatgattagtgggggcttccccatgtgaactactagaccgtatgatatcgactactacgcaagtaagttgtgccccacatcagtgtctatcatcactgatggtttgccatagtccattagtacacgcccgtccgactgggacggtgtgaggtttgttaaacctaatagcgctattaactaataacccgctcgccattggcctcagcgattaagtcgatataaaatgagggacttatgatagagttttgtctagtaagttttaaggttgttgtcctacccaaggaggacgaacgtacgtagttctcccgaagagaatacgcaggattaatactggcatcctacccgaggaggatggccgtacatatcctacctaagtaagatatgtagattccgtttttaattctttaacccattcccaaaccactgggaaccccatgccttagaaagtgtgtgaactcaccttggtttgctcggttagattctcaaatatagctaacagtcgaggtcggtaaatcacgtcctaatataattaccagttaatcatttagtggttttcaaatataGCACAAAGTttctacacgtatctatcacataacatgcattactttaacggtttatgcccatataaactcccCATCCATTCCCGCTCATAAAtaaacatacgatattgcacataacacttttattgacacaTAGCATGTTGGATCATTCACAggtagcatactcgacatttagacacgcaaattacttcttatgtcatttcaacttaaatatctaaaactgggctgttttcgagcattttaataaaatagttatcttatttcaaaaattcccaactttttacagaagatgctaaacgatccaaatattattgtgtaaaaatctcgggatccgattcattaccaatattttattaaaaatcattttccggactgcactcagatttatctttttctgactgcagtctacggaataattcattaaaaattcattgtaagtcggattgacaaAATTCCAGTAGGAAAatactacgacatcagtgtccatctattgtacagatttcatgggctgattcgacacagaactcaagttatgactaaaaacatatcgctcattttctgcagtaaaaatgcagccctagctgctgttacaaatcgggtctttaaaaatagcaaacgaagtccaaaaattacgattccggtgccattagaaccgtatttcataatacataagtCTAGGCTccagaaaatacattttttgtTAGGTTAtggtctggttacagccaactgaagttggctgtaaaaaccaACCAGCATTCTGTTTCAGCTTTTAACTTTCTAGTgcatgttcgattgattccgttaacatgtttagcgattACAACAACATCgaacatcaatattaacaagtaaCTCGGCAATAAATCagcaagaatcataacaacatcattctaacatcatttcatcactagactagtttatgttcaagacttgtttaaggttctttagagtttcatggATTCTCATCACCCAATAACTATTAACTACTTAAATAACATGCaaaatgaacggatctaagttcttaccactagctcaaggctagggaagttcgggtgaagaaatgtggtggttaatagcgaatggagaaggtccttcaacttccgagagcaccaagcttcgttgtatggTCACTTACACCCTTGGGTATGTATAGAATGCTTGAAGGAGCACTTGAAGGTGGTTGTATGGTGGTGTGGTGTGGCTGCCGAAGGCAAGGAAAatgggaggaagaagatgagagCAATTTTTTGTTGTGGCTAGTGAATGAAAGTGTGACCTCTTGTACATACTTATAGACCATCCAACTTAATTAACCATCGTGTAATGTGTCTACAAGATATTAAACAtcaacaaataaaataatcaagattGGTGGAGGGTGTCCCCACATGGGGAACCGTTCGGTTAGGGGGGGTTTATGGTTTGTTTTCAACCAAATAGTTAGTgattagttagtttagttaggtATTTAAATAAGTGTAATAGTGTGTAGTgtattataacgggtgttaggatgttcggggaccctaactagctcagaaaggtaaaaacaatgtctttgacaatattttagtgttccgggtaaagtctggttgttcggtttgacactgttccgttaaagtgcttaattaatccgtaaagtgtcttttatgtatatttttgtaacacttttaatttctaacacttagaaaatcataacggactatttagtgacttttctgcatactaatagtatgttaacaagcacatgtaagcataacacagatatcagaaagcagttaagtaattccacacagtcgtcaagcactttaattatcaataataaattgtacggaatacatggaattttgagggttgtcacaattatAAATGTTTGGAAATAAAGTGTGTTTTGTTTAATGTGAAATGAAATATAATGTAAGTTAGCATTTGTttctaacatcaaaataatattacaaaccATCTAGACATAAATTTGGTTTCATTTCTGACACTTGTGTTAAAAGAAAGTTGTTAATAGTTTTGCAAAATAACAAAAATCATCTTGATTTGTCTGTGTTGCACATGGTCCTTCTCTTTAGCTAGCAAGATATTGGTGGATCATATTACTCTATCTTGTAATTAGTGGCATCATGTGTTTATGTCACCAATCCCGCCTCCTAGTCCAGTTGGGTATTCTCACTTGGGTTAAGTTGGGCCGGCTTCCTCCTTGGAGGTTGCCGGTTTGACTCCCGGCTGCGGCATACGGGGGGTGGGAGTCCCAATGATGGATCGTTCCTACTGAGGCATGGTGCGGTCCTGAGGGCAACCCGGTTTTACCCGGCTGTTACCCCAGCGAGTCTTTCGTGTGGGGGCAGTATGATTTCCGGGCGGAAGTCAGCTTGCGCAACGGCCGGGGCCCGATCGAAGATCACGTCCGTAAGAGCGGGGCTGACGGGGGAATGTCTTTGACATGACCCCGGAGACCAATTCGGTCTTGTACAGAGAAAGTCTCCTTCCAAAAAAATGTGTTTATGTCACCAAAATGGTGCGGGTTGAGTTCACAAAATGGGTAATAGGTGAATTTTAGTGTGTGTGTCTGtcgttaaaaataaaaataatttctCGTATGCTAAGAGATGTTAATAGATACCAGTAATGAGCATGGGCTGGGTCACTATGTTTGTATATGAGTCAAAActaaacatataaattatattagTGTTAGGTTCTTAAAACTGTCTGAGATCCTATAAATGTTAGTTATATCAATGTTGGGTTTTTATAATTGACTAAGATCCAAACGGTTTGGTTTTTTCAGTTAACCATAGTATTGGCCTAAGTTCACTGATACTCATTTCGGTTAATAAAGCCGTTTAATTTTGAGTCGAATAACATGGTAGTTTATTTAAAAAGGAAACGTGTATGTTATATATACAAATGATTTCTCACACTAtcaaattttttttagaaaaagttttaaagaTAGATCACAATGTGAGAAAATCCAAGAAAAAAGAAACTTTAGACCATGTGTAATAGGCGTTACCCACTTGCCAACTCACCACCTAGGGGCGTGAAACACCAAAACGGGGACACCATTGCGAGGGGCGTGAACTCACTAATGGGTGTGAACCAAGGTTATATAACACACATGGTTATGTTGAATGCTAGTGGTTCTAAGGATAGGGGGTTTCAAAGAGTCGAACACCATTACACATCCCTAATAGTTTAATTAGCGAGCCCTCTTTTTCACTTGCTAACTAAACCACTACACACGATTTTAAAATGGGAAAATAACAAACTAACTAAACCACCACACACGATTTTAAAATGGGAAAATAACAAAAATAGCCGTTGACCggtcaaaatttaaaaaatagcCGGTTGAAACCCCACCAcgacttggttttaaaatgcgcgcatTATGCGCGCATAATGCGTGATGCGCCCAATGCGCTAATGAGACCGCATCGCAACAGCTGATGCGAGGCGTTTACGTGATGCGAGAATATTGCGCGCATTTCGCATAATACGCTCATCGCATAATGCGCTCTGATGCACGCAACATTGTTTCTTATGCTTTTTTTTCCAGATTTTTATGAACTGTGTTCGGTTttttccataattaacatcttagTATGCTTGATTTGAACCAAAAAACATAACTCTTACCTTCTAATTACGTCAATTGTTTtactttaagtatgtttttataagttttatgtataaataatttttaactatttttttcaTAAAGAACACATCACATACGTGATGCGCTCGCATCGCGCATCACGCATCAGATTTTTGGACTAAACGCATCGGAGCGAATCACGCAATTTAAAACCAAGCACCACGAGCATTCTTAAGGAAATGAATGTTGCTAAAACGTGTTTAAAAATCCTTTCAGCGAACACTAACCAATATGCGACATGTGTAAAAAAACCTGTACTACAGGCTTTTTTTTATGCGTGTTGCATATTGGGTGTGTTTGTTGAAAGGATTTTTAAAGACGCTTCAGGAACATTGATTTCCGTGAGAAGGCTCGTGGTGAGGTTTCAACCggctttttttttaaatttgaccaGTCAACGGTTATTTTCGTTATTTTCCCTTTTAAATTAGAGAATACAAAATGTGCAAACAACATATGCCACGTGCCCTCCTCAACGCATTAACCACTTGTACGTTGTGGTTAGAAGCTACAAAATTGCCACGGTGCGTTGCGGCCGTTCACAAAAACAACCGCCGTTCCCCCTCCGCCACGCCACCTCACAAATCTCTGAAAATCCAACACATAAACACcgaaaccctaattctaaactCACAGTTCAACAGATCACAACAACAAACCAAATCATGGCGACTTTAAGAAGAGCCGTATTATCCAACATTTCTCGCCTCATCAATTCCGCCGTAGCTCCGCCGCGCATCCACGGCGTCGTATCGTCGCACGAAATCGTGCGGTATCAATCTGTTCACAGGTGAAACAAAGTTATGGATTCCGTACGTATTTGTGTGTTTAGCATGATTTTGATTGACAGTTGATGTTGTTGTATGGTTTAATTCGTTTTCAGGCCGTTTGTTAATTCGTTTTCTAGATTCTATTGTTCAAACTCTGGTGTTGAATTGTTGGATTTTGATTTGTCTGATGAAGAAAGCAAGCGGCGATTAGTGAACAGGTACGGTTTTCTAACGTATACGGTTTTGGAATTTGGCTAGAATAGGACCGCCATTGACCGCCTAGTGATTCATCGGCcgttaatcggtgaacctccgattagtgattaatcggaGACTAGTCAgaatttttacaaccatggtacTTGCCGATCATATACTCGGTTTTGGTTTTACTTTTAGGTAAATTTTGGTATCGGTAATCAAGGTTTAaaaaaacggaaacgagtttcgaggcgttttccctgCGCCTCATGAGGCGGCTCGAGGCGAACCGAGGCGTAAGCCCGAACACTCataaaaaagacataaattgccttaaattgacacaaaaagtcaaaaacatcaaaaacaaacaaTAGAAACCCCTGAGGCGCAGCCTTTTCAGCGCCTCAGCCCAGCCCCTCTGAGGCGCACATACAATAGAAACCCCATGAGGTGTGCCTCAGAATCGTTTTTTGGGCGTTTCGCCTTGAGGcgccttggttttaaaaagcgcgcctgAGGCGCAACAAGGCGCACACTCTGGGGATTTTTCGCTCAGCGCCTAGAGTAATTACAAAAAGCGCGCTTTTTTGGGATTTTTCTGGGCTTTTTTGGCCTGAGGCGCGCGCCTCTTGTACCCAAGGTGTTTTTATGCATCTAACAGTTGTACCCTGGGTTTTTTGGCTTGTACATGCACCTAAAATCATACAAAAACCCCACTTGTAGCTATATTTTGGGTAGGGAAAGCTAAAAACGTATGGGATatatagaaaaatatatataattagcttgcgcctcgggtacgaaaagcccaccgcttttgcgctttgcaATTCGCGCCTCggttttagacctcgtcgcttgTGTACGtctctcgctttttaaaaccaagcgaGGCGCACGCCTCAACCGTTTTTTAAAACAATGTCGGTAATATTCAGTACGGTACTGGTTTTCAGTCCAGTACCATTACTGGTCTAATCCCTATATGTGATAACGGGGACTTTTACCGTGCCATACCGGTACCGGCGGATCATATATGGTACATTGGTACGGTATTCAGTTTTGGTTTTAGGAAATTTTGGTATCGGTACTATTCGGTATGGTACTGGTTTGGTCTGGAACCGGTACCGATCTCATCCATAATTCTTTATGTATGATGTTGTAACTTGTAAGTGTGATTAATGTGATTAATGATGGACTTTGGTTTTAGAAACCCTAATTTTTTAATGAAATGGATAGGTTGGTGTATAGGAGTAAACAAAGGGGGTTTCTTGAGCTGGACCTGGTTTTAGGAAGTTGGGTGGAGAATCACATTGGATCTTTGGATGAGAATGGGATCAGAGCACTTGTTGATGTTCTTAACCTTGTAAGTTTTGCTATTTTTGTTGTTTGATTATAAGATTATGCTTTTGTTAATAcacaaatatacatatatatacatataggggTTTAATACATAACTATGTTTAAACAGAGAACGACAACATAATATATACTTCTGCATACTGCACTACCCAATATCCGTACGCATGATGTGTTTATGCGAGTTATGTATATATAGGGAGTGGTGAataaattttaattaaaaaatatgaGAATATCATAATGCACTTGATATGTTTTTGTTATGTAAAcatcatagttgttaaaagccatcgcctcttgcgcctaggcccatttttcaggcgaggcgaggCAATTGCGCCTTGAGTCAAgacaattgcgctttaattctccaagTGATGATTCCGGAGTAGATTCCGATGTTATTCCTAGAATCCTAAGAGTTTCCGGGCCAAATTCTTTAAATTCTGGCACGATTCCAGCCAAATTTCTATTGTTATCTAATGAAAACCACTTTTCTACACCAATACAAtaatattttagaacttttggtacCAAACAGATGATgttaaatgttatataataggttttggtttattttctttgtagaatattattatttttctagtacataatatatttttatttttttcattgtGCGCTTTTATTTTCTCAGGCCCTCgttttttttgcgccttgcgcttAGGCCCCAGGCGAGGCATATGCaccttgagtgcgcctagcgcctttaataactatggtagACATGTTTATGCACTTGATATTGTAGAGTAATAAATTTTAAGGCATAGGTACATGTTGATGTGTTTATGTGagttatgtatatatatatgatgtGTTCATCTCGTTATGTCTGCCAAACACTATGTATGTACATGTGCATCATATTCTCTATCTAAAGTTGATTCTGTTCTCTATACATAGGAGCTTTTTATACATAAACAATTTGAAGTATAGAACAATGTGAACCGCGTGAATGTTTTGATCTCAGTCACTTGAATGTACTATTCGTCATATAATGAAACGAATTGTACATGTCATTAAGGAGTAGTTTCTCTTTAGGTTTTTAAagtgattatctgattattgggTTTAAATCACCGATAATCAATTTCAAGTGTTTCAGTGTTTGGGTATAGTGAAACTAATTCTGATTATCTGATGTTTTATGGGTTAGAATAATTAGATAATCAGTTTAGGAGTACTCGGcataggcgctccctagtcggtcgaccagggagttgagagtactcggcataggcggagagtactctGGGAGTACTcgaacatgttaaattataacgaaattagtttttggaaattaaatatatgtctaataacataaatttactaatatttataacaaaatacgtgaaaatgatattcattatttaatatgatagtcatataaattatgttttattattttttagagtaaattgtcattttagtccctgagtttttgtccaaattgccattttagttcaaatagtttttttttcctcctctgggtccctgacttttcctttttcttgtcattttgatcacattgcataacttagtctaaaaaccaggttataatcaggggtatttttggcattaaattattatgaggtttataaattatgttgtaaactacccctggttatcactacacaacagttatgccaaaaatacccctggttataaccagatttttagactgagttaggcaatgtgatcaaaatgacaagaaaatggaaaagtcagggacccagaagagaaaaataaactatttggactaaaatagcaatttggaccaaacctcagggactaaaatggcactttactctattttttaagtcaaactcggctcgaattgacctactagatccgattttggccgaGTTTTATCacgtttgatcgattccgagtaattaggcggagttagagaaagtcgcctcggcaacctaccttgtagcgactactcagggagtactcggccttagaaaccttgttttacaaccatggctTGCAACAAAACCGATCACTTTCGGTATCTGAAATAATTACACTCAAAACATTTGCACATCCAAAACCGTCTTCTACAACCCATTTTGTTACAACTGATTATCTGATTATTTCATATCACATAATCACTTTCAAAACGCAataccaaacaccccctaaatttTTTCATATTACTTTGTTACCTGCAGGAAAATCCTGATTTATGGAAATGGCTAACCGGGCAGGAACAACCGCCTGAACCAATCAACACAAATCCCGTGAGTTGCACATTAACCAAACGTGAAATCATGTACTCGTTTTCCTCGTTATAACCCTTGTTAATACTATTTTGTATGATCAGGT
It encodes:
- the LOC110911113 gene encoding succinate dehydrogenase assembly factor 2, mitochondrial codes for the protein MATLRRAVLSNISRLINSAVAPPRIHGVVSSHEIVRYQSVHRPFVNSFSRFYCSNSGVELLDFDLSDEESKRRLVNRLVYRSKQRGFLELDLVLGSWVENHIGSLDENGIRALVDVLNLENPDLWKWLTGQEQPPEPINTNPVFTEVRGKVMYNLDNYASEQTRATPGQPWVRGWDDFKKGRDSPIVGNQ